Proteins encoded by one window of Manduca sexta isolate Smith_Timp_Sample1 chromosome 12, JHU_Msex_v1.0, whole genome shotgun sequence:
- the LOC115442795 gene encoding E3 ubiquitin-protein ligase RING1, whose amino-acid sequence MSSTEPSQNKTWELSLYELHRTPQEVITDATEIAVSPRSLHSELMCPICLDMLKKTMTTKECLHRFCNDCIITALRSGNKECPTCRKKLVSKRSLRPDPNFDLLISKIYPSRDEYEAHQERVLAKLSMSHSQASLVNSITEGIKLQSQNRPQRSRKNQEDNSNTSNTNGNSETPQNGGSTSAPKETGPSANNPAASGQSTSNPASVRSTPSPVPSNVSSISKNTSTTKRAKSILTSERSEESESSDGRTEGENSMDTEGEGEPLNPNEIELVFKPHPTEMTGDNQLMRALRDSSVRYLKTTANASVDHLSKYLAMRLTLDLDAELPEAYRLLNFCIYVAPSPGQFVPLAGSQTLRQINDKFWKVNKPLEMYYSWKKT is encoded by the exons ATGTCGTCAACAGAACCTTCGCAAAATAAAACATGGGAACTTTCCCTGTACGAATTACATCGAACACCGCAAGAAGTGATTACGGATGCGACCGAAATAGCTGTGTCCCCTCGGAGTTTGCACAGCGAACTGATGTGTCCAATTTGTTTGGATATGCTGAAGAAGACGATGACAACGAAAGAGTGCCTTCACAGGTTCTGCAATGACTGTATAATTACAGCTCTACGATCAGGCAATAAAGAATGTCCTACGTGTCGCAAGAAACTTGTGTCAAAGCGTTCGCTCCGACCAGACCCGAACTTCGATTTgcttatttctaaaatatatccaaGTAGAGACGAATATGAAGCTCACCAGGAGCGCGTGCTGGCCAAACTGAGCATGTCACATTCTCAAGCATCATTGGTTAACTCTATCACTGAAGGGATAAAGTTGCAATCACAGAACAGACCCCAGAGGTCACGAAAAAACCAGGAAGATAACAGTAATACGTCCAACACGAACGGTAATTCTGAGACGCCTCAAAACGGTGGCAGTACGTCGGCTCCAAAAGAAACTGGTCCTTCTGCCAACAATCCTGCAGCATCAGGTCAGTCCACATCAAACCCAGCGTCAGTGCGGAGTACTCCCTCACCGGTGCCGTCGAACGTGAGCTCAATATCAAAAAACACAAGCACCACTAAGAGGGCAAAATCTATTCTAACATCAGAAAGGAGTGAAGAAAGTGAATCCAGTGATGGCAG aaCTGAAGGAGAAAACTCGATGGATACAGAAGGTGAAGGGGAACCATTGAACCCCAATGAGATAGAGCTGGTCTTCAAGCCTCACCCCACAGAGATGACAGGTGACAACCAACTCATGAGAGCACTGCGCGACAGCTCTGTGCGTTACTTAAAAACGACGGCTAATGCTTCTG TTGATCACCTGAGCAAGTATTTGGCGATGCGACTCACATTAGACCTAGATGCCGAGTTACCTGAAGCGTATCGGCTTCTCAACTTCTGCATTTATGTGGCACCATCACCGGGCCAGTTTGTACCGCTGGCTGGTTCCCAAACGCTCAGACAAATTAATGACAAGTTCTGGAAG GTCAACAAGCCACTGGAGATGTACTACTCGTGGAAGAAAACCTAG